A genomic region of Arachis hypogaea cultivar Tifrunner chromosome 5, arahy.Tifrunner.gnm2.J5K5, whole genome shotgun sequence contains the following coding sequences:
- the LOC112800637 gene encoding cytochrome P450 71D8, with protein sequence MEPQPYFLVIAILVFTILYFLAKYSKPRSYKLPPGPWKLPIIGNIHQLALAGPLPHRAFRELAKKYGPIMHLKLGENSTVVVSSAKLAKEVLKTHDACFQKRPFIAAVPTLVYGPADIAFSPSGDYWRDMRKICTLELLSVKKVQSLASVREAEAEKLIQTIRESAGSRINLSDMIFSLISASVYRATFGSYNKEHDEFVILIKEAMEILGGFHWADLFPSMKPLYYLSGLKSKVEKLHKKLDRILEDIVMEHQKKQREGRIDAEEEDLVDVLLRVQQSSSLQTKLIIANVKAVIEDMFAAGTDTTASTIEWAMAEMIKNPRVMAKAQAELREALRGKKTIHETDIEDLCYLKLVVKETLRLHSPTPLLIPRECTEATNIHGYVIPIKTRVMVNVWAIARDPQYWHDSESFIPERFEESSLDFKGNNFEYLPFGAGRRICPGMTFGVASVTLPLALLLYHFNWELPNRMKPEDVDMTELAGLAIGRKHALCLIPTVYDP encoded by the exons atggAACCTCAACCCTACTTTTTGGTTATTGCAATTTTGGTCTTCACAATCTTGTATTTTCTTGCAAAATATTCCAAACCAAGATCCTATAAACTCCCACCTGGTCCATGGAAATTACCCATCATTGGTAACATCCATCAACTTGCTCTAGCAGGACCATTACCACACCGTGCTTTCAGAGAACTTGCAAAGAAATATGGACCCATCATGCACCTCAAACTCGGTGAGAACTCCACAGTGGTTGTATCTTCCGCTAAGCTAGCCAAGGAAGTTCTCAAAACCCATGATGCCTGTTTTCAAAAGAGGCCTTTCATTGCCGCTGTTCCAACCCTTGTATATGGCCCTGCAGATATTGCATTCTCTCCGTCCGGCGATTACTGGAGAGATATGCGCAAGATATGTACCCTAGAGCTTTTGAGTGTGAAAAAGGTTCAGTCTCTGGCTTCTGTAAGAGAAGCCGAGGCTGAAAAGCTCATTCAGACGATCCGTGAATCTGCGGGTTCACGGATCAATCTGAGTGACATGATTTTCTCCTTGATAAGCGCTTCTGTTTACAGGGCGACTTTTGGTAGCTACAACAAGGAGCATGATGAGTTTGtgattctgattaaagaagcaATGGAAATCCTTGGAGGGTTTCATTGGGCGGATTTGTTTCCGTCGATGAAACCTCTGTATTATTTGAGTGGGTTGAAGTCCAAGGTGGAGAAGCTGCACAAGAAACTTGATAGGATCTTGGAGGACATCGTAATGGAacatcaaaagaaacaaagagaagGTAGGATCGATGCGGAGGAGGAAGACCTTGTTGATGTTCTATTGAGAGTCCAACAAAGTAGCAGTCTCCAGACCAAGCTAATAATTGCAAACGTCAAAGCCGTCATTGAG GACATGTTTGCTGCTGGAACAGATACTACAGCATCAACAATAGAATGGGCCATGGCAGAAATGATAAAGAACCCAAGAGTGATGGCAAAGGCACAAGCTGAATTAAGAGAAGCACTTAGAGGAAAGAAAACAATTCATGAAACTGATATTGAAGATCTATGTTACTTAAAGTTAGTGGTCAAAGAGACACTAAGATTACACTCACCAACTCCATTGTTGATCCCTAGAGAATGCACCGAAGCAACCAACATTCATGGCTATGTTATACCAATCAAAACAAGAGTGATGGTTAATGTGTGGGCCATTGCAAGAGATCCCCAATACTGGCATGACTCTGAGAGTTTTATACCTGAGAGATTTGAAGAAAGTTCTTTGGACTTCAAAGGGAATAATTTTGAGTATTTACCATTTGGGGCAGGAAGAAGAATATGCCCTGGCATGACTTTTGGTGTTGCCAGCGTTACACTTCCTTTGGCTCTCTTACTTTACCATTTCAATTGGGAACTCCCCAATAGGATGAAGCC